AAATATTCATGACAATATATTACaacactatatatatatatatatatatgtatgtatgaattcatgtatttatttgtttatatatGTGTTGTAGTGCAAGTGAGATGTCACGAATTCAaaatctctcacttacactccctccccacTATTACAATGCAATATGATTAAATACAACTTTGTAAAAGagatattttatcattttttgttGGTTAAACTAGTCAGCAATTGAATATTTATCCACAAGGCTAAATTGGTGAAATTTGACAACTTTATAAATTGGATCAAACTAAATcgtatttgggaaaaatgaaactGTCTTTATTGAATTTGACCATAGAGACCAGTTAAAACCAAATGCAGAAGTTTTAGTTTAGAGAACACTTTTAAAAGTTAAGAGACCAAATTAGATTATTGATAAATGCTAGGTAAGAAACTATTGGAGTCATTCATCCTTCTCTTAAAATAATAGATAAATTCCTTTGTGATCCAATATTCTATTTCATACTTTGGCCAATGCTGAGTGTCTCAGTAGTGGCATCCATACGTAGGGGATGTACCATGACATTTTTCAAAGGTTATTTAGTTGCAAAACTCAAATTGGAATTACAAAAAGTAAAAAACGAAAATctttaactaaaaaaaaaaaggttcagaATTTCAGATGACTTTTAAgcttatttctttatttttgtcACTTCAAGGAAATCCCTTAAATTTTCTCTGTATTGTTATCTGGGAAGTAATTCATGTCAATTTTCAGTTTCATTTTTTGGATAGACATTTCATTTCCAAATCAATTAGTCATATTGAGTTGTCTAAAGAATTCTTCCTAGTTTGATGAAGTTCACCTCATATCTTTCCACAACTAACGAGCTTTGATTTGTTCATTAGcttcgagtaaacaaaatatcAGTGACTAAACGGGAAAAGAATGAATTCCTCCGTTTCCAACAAACAGCAAAGACAAAATCATTATCCCCATGCAAAGAATAACTATAAGAAATAATCAAAACTAACAActtaaattggaaatttttttttgagttttgagacaaagaaagaaaaaagtaagCTAATGAAGATAGCGGGTGAGTTCAGAAATTTACAGAGAGCAAGCGAAGAAGAGGATGAAGAGGGAGGCATAATTGCGAGCAAAGCGTTTAACATTCTCGTGGGCTCGAAGGCGGGCCTGGGCAGGCGAGGTGGGGAAGGAGTAGGAGTTGAAGGAGCCAATAAAAGCGTTGGTCCAAGAAGGGATGTCGCCGGAAAAGTCGTCGGAGGTGAGCTTAGAGAAGGGGTtgagagtgaggagagagaaaagAGTTTTTAAGTGGGAAAAGAGGGAGATAAAGAGGCCATAGGGGatgatggtggtggtggtggcgatggtgatggaggaggaggaagagggggAGGATCGTACGGCGGCGGCGGCGGAAGTGGAGGTGGAAAGACGGTGGAGGTCGGAGGTGCGTTGGTCGAGGATTTCGAGGTAGCCTTTGTTTCGGAGCCAAGACTCAAAATCCGGGTCGGGTACGCTCAGAGCTAATGGGTTGGAGGAGAATACCATTTTCTTTATCTCTCTCTTTCCTCGAGGGAATTTGTAtcttgtgatttggttggtgggAAACAAATCAGACAGGATTGACCCATTCTCTCGATGGTCACtcgttcttttctttttgggataatttcaggaacctcccttgaggtttcttacTATTTTACTTAGTTCTCTTgatgttttaaaaattacatttatCTCCCTTAATTTGACACTTTAGTAACCACACTTTAAAATAGAGCAAAAATTTTAATGAATACCCTAAAATGCCCTTATCTTATAAAGTTCAATCTGTTCTTCTAAAGGAAAAAAGTATCAAGATTTTCATGCTAATATTTGTTATTTAATAATCAACTATAACAATAAATCTTTTGCTATAATAGGGTATTTTTCATAGGACTTTattgaaaatataaattctTTTTAAGATAGAGAAGAAAGTgctattttgtttcttttaaagtttaaggatttcttttttaataaaaatttatggaCTAGTTTAGTGGTGGAACTATCATAATTTGGTAATGATTTTGGGGTATTTGTTTTTAATCATTATTGACTTATCCTTGATTTTGATACCCAAAAAAAAGAGCTACAAAAAAATTGGAGGATAttaaaagttataaaaaaatattactagTTTAACGTTTAATTTGGATAGATATTAGGAATAATATTGATAGTTTTTTTATACTTCTAATGAAACATAAGAGAAATGAATAACAAGGAAAATggtaaaaaattataaaatccaTCATTTGCATAAACATGGCAACAAGAgagttttattaaaaatattaagattagtattgtcattttaaatggaCAAGGGAGGTAAGTATAATTTTTGAAGTCTTAAGGGAGCCAagtgaaattattaaaaatctcaggggagatttctgaaattatccctttctttttcccccacttttctcaaaatatgtttctcaatttttggttttaaattCAGTTGGTATTTGTAAAATTGGTTTTCAAGAAATCTCAAATTTGTTTGCATTATTCTTTTCTTGAACAAATAATTTGCATTATTTCTGttataacattaaaaaaaatgctcCTATAACGTAGATTTTGATGGTGAAATTATATTGAAGTAGAATTACAAtgactatttcttttcttttgttgaaaGTTATTGCGAAGTAAAAGACGGAAAAGCAATAAATTCGTATTACTAAAATCTGTGAAAATACATGAGAAAACAAATTATCTATTGGacttttgcccttttgcctaaagttttttttttagtctaCTTCCCTAAGGAAACTTCAGTTGACTTTTGTTTATGAGCACGGTTATTAAAGACTTATTATGAGAACCTTATCTAGTTTTACCAATCATTTTGTACAATAAATTCGAACCATAGCAAAATTTTGATAATGTAATACTACTAAATTGGGATCATTTTCTAACCTCAcaaagaagaaggagaagacagaaaaaagaaaaaaaaaagaaaaaaaaagaaaagggttcACCCACCAAAGAGAAGAGCGTTTGTGAAAATTGTGGTAAGATATAaactctaaaaaaaataaataaataaagaaatctGCCAAAAAGTTctactcttttatttatttgttgtttCCCGTACACTTCTTCAACTAAAAATGTCACGTAATTCCTAAGAATGTAAGGAAACTGCTAATTCCTAAGAAaacataacaaaaaaaaatgtcactGGTAATCAATTCTCTGCGCAGTCATTTCTTCAAGCACCTCCTCTGCACCTCCACAGCTGCCGCCGCCGCCTCCACCGCCACTGCCCTTATTTTCGGCCACCGAACCCGGGGTATCGTTGGGCAAAGCCGCTTCTCAGACTCAGTGTTCTTTTTCTCAGAAAGATACAAACTTTTAAGCCAGCTGGCTTCAAAGACTGCTACTTTTTCAACCTCACGCTCTTCTTCTTCTCTGGAGACTTTACCGACCGATTCTTATACTTCTCCTTACCTTTCTGTGACCATTTGCTGCCAGAAAAATGTTGCAGTGAGCTCTTTCCCCTTACCTATACGTGTGCATGTATATGTGCTGCGGCAAAAAATGAGACGTTTACTTTCAAAGGCTAATAAGTTCTAATTTTTAGCCCATACTTTTAGCTAAACTCAGTAAcactgtgtgtgtgtgtgtctgttTTTATTGCTGTATAGTTAGATATCAGATGCATGTTAGTAGAATTAACTGCTTTGGGTTTTATGGGTTTCTTTTTTCGtaattaatttgattaattttgcaGGTTACAGCTATTTTTCATTACAGGAAAATGATTAATAATGCAACGCAAGCTTTTACGAGGCAGGAtgataaaaaacaaaaaaacttgtAGTTATAATTGCCCTATTTGGATAAGTTTTGTTGAAAGAATTACTTCAATATACATGGCTTCTGTTCTTTGGTCAGGATATGCTTTCAGAAGCCCTTTTATGTTTTGGAGCCAACTCTACCAGCATTGATGAACATGATGATGATAGTGAAGTTGGTGATGAGGTAGAAAGCCAATTTCTTCATTCTCTCATGCTTTATTTGGTTTTGAAATGtaatattttactttttgtaTTGTGTTCTAGATTGTGTAGAAGAGCATCAGAAACACGAAAGTGGTTACTATGTAAATTGTTTCTATGCTCTTAAAGTAATTGAACAAATAGAGCTACAATATGCTAACCATGTTCTTTGAAAGGTTCCTTTTTTGGAGACCATGTCTCAACTGTTAGCCAGTTCTACTTGGAATTTACGATTACTTGGGTAGGTTTGATTGTATTATCTTACTCATTTTGTAAGAGTTAGCTCATTTGATATTTTTCTGATGCAGCTTGTTCACTAATATGCTCTAACTGTAGCTCAATGGTATCTCCTTAAAATTTCTGCAGATTTGCATCAGTTCCATATTCTCTGTAAGTCAGGATGTGAAGGAAAGCATATCACTTGCTGTTGACTCCATAGGCTTGAAAGAGATACCAAGTTATGATGTAGTGATGCATGACCACACTGATTGGATTAAAGAAAGTCAGGTTAATGCTTCTTTGCTTTATAAAGACAAGTGAAATGACAATAATGTCAAGATTAAACAGCATCTCGCAGTTTTACCTAGGATAGCTAAATTTCGGGAGAATGAGGAGTTGTTGATTCTGCATGTATACTGTATCTGATAGGCCTTTTTATCCTACTTTTACCCTACATTTTAGAGGGTTAATGTGGATTTTGGTGGTCTGTATACCAGTTTGTTTTACCCAGTTTATAGCTGAATTTCTAACACAATAATTTCTTGGATATTGTCTGTCTTGCAGGAATCATTTCATCCTGTACAAGTTATTGAAGGAATTTGGATCGTGCCTGAGTGGAGAAAGCCCCCAGTATGATTATTCTGTTCCCTTTTGAGGTTCCATTAACATTAACATCTTTCAGGGACTAGCATTTCGTCTTCGTGGAATTAGTGTTATTTACTGAGACCTTAAAATGGTTAATCATAGTTACAAGTTCCAATCATATTTCTTACTCAGCCGCTAATTTAATGTCCATTGAGCTATTCTTTCTGCATATGAGGATTCACTATATGATTTTTGTGGTGTTGACTTTGGTCTAAAaagatgaattttctggttgaAGCAAGACTCTCAAATTGTCTTATTCTCCCCCCAAGTCTGACTAAGAACTATTGATCTACACTTGCATACTCGCTCGAAATTTTGAATGCTTAAATTTGCAGGATCTTCAAGCAACTAATATAATTCTAAACCCTGGATTAGCATTTGGGACTGGGGATCATCCTACAACTAAGTTATGCCTAATGCTGCTCTATGATGTAATAAAAGGAGGAGAAGTTTTCTTGGATTATGGGACAGGGTCTGGTATCCTCGCTATTGCAGCAATTAAGGTACTCAAATCTTTCTGTTTAATGCTTACATAGGAGGATGGTGCTGAACCTAAGATGAATATCAAAGTTAGTACTTGAATTTGTTGTGTTCTGTTGCAACTGAGTTGGTAGTCCAGGTATCAAAGTTCATGACAGTATCATCTTGAGCAATTCATTGGATTCTTATTTGCAGTACTTCTTAAATCTGACCTTGCTTCTATGTTGACTTGATTCTGGGTTCTGATCTTTAAATTTTGATCATGAATGCAGTTTGGTGCAGCTTTTTCAGCTGGGCTGGATATAGACCCCCAAGCAATTACAGCCGCTCAACACAATGCTACTTTGAATAACATACAGcctgaaaaactgtttttaagTCTGGTTCCTAGTACAGGCAGTTCTACTTTTACAAACGAAATTGTAAGTAAACCTACAGACAGGCAGCATTTAAATGATAAAGGAGTTGTCACCGAGACAGAGAAGTTTCATGTTGTTATTGCGAATATACTGCTGAATCCTCTGCTAGATTTGGCTGACCAAATTGTCTCCCATGCAAAGCCTGGAGCCACAGTGGGTCTATCGGGTATCATATCTGAGCAGGTACGTCTTAGGATGCAACTGATTGTAGATAATACCTTGCTAGATGATTAGCTTAACATGACTAAGAGAGGCTATTATCCTAAATGTTGTCCAGAAGATTATCAGACTAATAAATCTATTAATGGTTTTATCATCCTTGTCTACCATATCACCGTTCTTCGATGAAGAACCACATTTCAAAAGTTTCCCTgattaaattatttaaaattctTGATGCAGGTTCCGCGCATCATCCACCGGTACTCACCATTCTTGGAAGATATTACAGTGTCAAAGATGGATGATTGGGCTTGCCTAGCTggttttaagaaaataaatctTGGTTAATGTCATGTTCAAAAATGCAGCCCATCCAGAATAATTAAGCACAGTGGACATGATGAGCAAGTgattatatacatacatacatatataaaatttagcTAATTCTTTTAAAGGAAAAAGGTGGCTATCATATTATCTGCGGAAGCAATTACCTTGTCAAACAATGGCCAACCAATCTGTTGACATCATTTTACCAAGACAGGTGTATTCCAATTCAAATGCAAAATTGTACTGAATTTTAGAACTTATTAATGAGCTGTCAGGTGTTGATAAACATCCAGTTATTCAAAGAGTATGATCAACTGATATGGCATCCATCGGCCTTCACTTTTATAACCAGTCAAGGTTCCTTTCAACTAGCAATCAATTACAGATTCTGGATACAACTACTACCAAAATCCCAGTTGTCCACACCAAGTCCTCTGCCCTCCAAAATCACCGCTTGAGTTGTCTCCTGGCAAGAGCGGGAGCTCTTTGAGGAATGTAGACCTTGTAGTTTACCTGGGAACATGTTTCCAAATGTCAAACTCCCTAGCAAGTAAAGCAGAACTCGACACAACATTTACAAATTGGAAATTTCAGTAAATACGTTATTAATGATACTTTAGAAAGCTCCTACCTGTACCATTTCCCCGCCTCTCATCACAGACATCGTCTTCTGCTGATACTGTCCGCCATCCTTAGCTTCATCTTTCTGATTGTTCAAACTTTGCCCTCCTGAAGTAGCAGATAAAGCTGGTTCTACAGTCGCAGAGCTACAAGCAGAACCTTTATTAATGCCCACGCTAGGAGACAATGGTTGAGTTATTTTAAGCTCAGTCTTCCTGTCGCTTTCAGTTTCCATCAGAAATTTTTCTGGAGATGCAACTGATGTCGTAGTTTTATTGGGTGTGTCCAAGCCTGAAGAACTTTCCCAAAATGACGAGTTTCCAGCCACGGATGTAGTTTGTACTGTAGCTGTAGTCTTCCcttcactcttaatttctctCAGAATTTTATCTGGAGATGCTCCTGATGCTGTGGCTTGATGCCGCATGTCCAAGCCTGAAGATCTTCCCCTAAATGGTGAGGTTCCAGATACAGATTTACCAACAACAGGATTTCCACTATTCAGGCCGTCCTCCTTGGGATTCCCAGAGAGTCCCGACCCATCAGCTGGATGATCATTATTCTGTTTCACAATTCCATAAACCTTTTCAGTGTGTCCGCTGTCAAGGACAACCCTTTCAACCGCTGCTGTGGAAGTGGATGATGCATTAACATTGCCATCATCCTTATTTTTCTGATCCAAAGTAGGCTTTGTATTACTTTTATGTCCTCCTCGGAACTTGTTCAAATTCTGCAAAGCTTTCTGCCTCAAAATTGCTTCCAGATCATCACCCCCTGAACCAGCACCCACAAGGGGAGTGTAATTCCCATTTTCCTTTGCAGAACTGCGTGTCGCAAACTCATTCATGTCATGCGCATCATTTACACTTCCTGAAAGTTCAGTCACCTCATGCTCAGAAACAAATATAGGACTTTCTGTCCGTTTCTCAACATCAAATGCAATAGGTGAACGAGGAGTTGATTCCTTTTTGCTTCCCCCACCACTACTGCTTCTGGAAGGATAATCGTCATTATCATAGACAATTTCTTCATTCTGTAGATCCTTCTTCCATTCGTTCCCTTCTCCCTCACTCCTCTGCTCAACAAATGTTATAACAGATCTCAAACGCCGGGAATTGTTCTCATTCAGAAACTTTTCCTCACTGTAACTAACACTACCACTTTGATCCTTAGACCTACTGTGTGAAGAATGACTTGGGGACCTACGGAAGCTAAGTTTGGTTCTACGTTTGTCCTTGCTTAAATCTCTCTTATTTTCTCTAGGCCTGCTCCAAACGCTCTCACGTTCGCTCTCCTCACTGTCACTATTACCACCTTTGCAAGTAGAGCAGCTGTGTGAATTGCTGCTTGTGGGACTAGCACTTGAATCCCTCCTACGTTTCTTTCTGCCGTATTTCTTTCTTGTCTTAGAATCACTATCCTTTcttgacctttttctttttttcatggGAGCTAATTTCTTACGATTGTCTCTGCTGGAAGATCTCCTTCGAGCTCGCTTTCTGGTCTTCTTTAGTTTACCTCGTGAGCGCGATTTGTTTTTCCTTCTCCTGTAAGAATCCTTTGAACTGGACCGAGATATAGATGCGGAACTCATGGAGTCATCATCAGAATTTGAAGCATAAGAATCATTACCAGGTGAGGAAATGGAATCTGAACTCATGGAATCATCAGTACTGGAATCATGACGGCGACCAAGTTT
Above is a genomic segment from Coffea eugenioides isolate CCC68of chromosome 5, Ceug_1.0, whole genome shotgun sequence containing:
- the LOC113772031 gene encoding PRA1 family protein H-like; the protein is MVFSSNPLALSVPDPDFESWLRNKGYLEILDQRTSDLHRLSTSTSAAAAVRSSPSSSSSITIATTTTIIPYGLFISLFSHLKTLFSLLTLNPFSKLTSDDFSGDIPSWTNAFIGSFNSYSFPTSPAQARLRAHENVKRFARNYASLFILFFACSL
- the LOC113770373 gene encoding uncharacterized protein LOC113770373 isoform X1 — protein: MSLVINSLRSHFFKHLLCTSTAAAAASTATALIFGHRTRGIVGQSRFSDSVFFFSERYKLLSQLASKTATFSTSRSSSSLETLPTDSYTSPYLSVTICCQKNVADMLSEALLCFGANSTSIDEHDDDSEVGDEICISSIFSVSQDVKESISLAVDSIGLKEIPSYDVVMHDHTDWIKESQESFHPVQVIEGIWIVPEWRKPPDLQATNIILNPGLAFGTGDHPTTKLCLMLLYDVIKGGEVFLDYGTGSGILAIAAIKFGAAFSAGLDIDPQAITAAQHNATLNNIQPEKLFLSLVPSTGSSTFTNEIVSKPTDRQHLNDKGVVTETEKFHVVIANILLNPLLDLADQIVSHAKPGATVGLSGIISEQVPRIIHRYSPFLEDITVSKMDDWACLAGFKKINLG
- the LOC113770373 gene encoding uncharacterized protein LOC113770373 isoform X2, whose translation is MSLVINSLRSHFFKHLLCTSTAAAAASTATALIFGHRTRGIVGQSRFSDSVFFFSERYKLLSQLASKTATFSTSRSSSSLETLPTDSYTSPYLSVTICCQKNVADMLSEALLCFGANSTSIDEHDDDSEVGDEICISSIFSVSQDVKESISLAVDSIGLKEIPSYDVVMHDHTDWIKESFHPVQVIEGIWIVPEWRKPPDLQATNIILNPGLAFGTGDHPTTKLCLMLLYDVIKGGEVFLDYGTGSGILAIAAIKFGAAFSAGLDIDPQAITAAQHNATLNNIQPEKLFLSLVPSTGSSTFTNEIVSKPTDRQHLNDKGVVTETEKFHVVIANILLNPLLDLADQIVSHAKPGATVGLSGIISEQVPRIIHRYSPFLEDITVSKMDDWACLAGFKKINLG
- the LOC113770372 gene encoding uncharacterized protein LOC113770372 yields the protein MGSSSKSKSAKKKSSKLSSQARKMKKSGRTKSKKLGRRHDSSTDDSMSSDSISSPGNDSYASNSDDDSMSSASISRSSSKDSYRRRKNKSRSRGKLKKTRKRARRRSSSRDNRKKLAPMKKRKRSRKDSDSKTRKKYGRKKRRRDSSASPTSSNSHSCSTCKGGNSDSEESERESVWSRPRENKRDLSKDKRRTKLSFRRSPSHSSHSRSKDQSGSVSYSEEKFLNENNSRRLRSVITFVEQRSEGEGNEWKKDLQNEEIVYDNDDYPSRSSSGGGSKKESTPRSPIAFDVEKRTESPIFVSEHEVTELSGSVNDAHDMNEFATRSSAKENGNYTPLVGAGSGGDDLEAILRQKALQNLNKFRGGHKSNTKPTLDQKNKDDGNVNASSTSTAAVERVVLDSGHTEKVYGIVKQNNDHPADGSGLSGNPKEDGLNSGNPVVGKSVSGTSPFRGRSSGLDMRHQATASGASPDKILREIKSEGKTTATVQTTSVAGNSSFWESSSGLDTPNKTTTSVASPEKFLMETESDRKTELKITQPLSPSVGINKGSACSSATVEPALSATSGGQSLNNQKDEAKDGGQYQQKTMSVMRGGEMVQVNYKVYIPQRAPALARRQLKR